Within the Marixanthomonas sp. SCSIO 43207 genome, the region CATCGTTGATTATGCTACGGATGAATCTTGGGGTCCAAGATATAACGGTCAGCAAGTATTACACTGGGACGCTTTTGACCCAGAATTTCCAGAGGATTATTTAAATCCAAGAGAATGGAAATACCCTAAAAATGATAGAGAAGACTTCTTTAACACAGGAGTATCTTTTAACAATGGTATTTCATTTACACAAGGAAACGAAAAATCAAACATGCGTCTTTCTATTAACAATACAAAGACACAAGGTATCGTACCTAACACTGAGTTAAATAAAAACACTGTTAACTTTAACGGTGAAACTCAAATTACTGATCGTATTAAAGTTGATGCTGGTGTAAACCTTACAGTAACTGACGGTTTTAACAGACCTGAGTCTGGTTATGGTGATAATAGTGTTATTCTTCAGTTATTCCAATTTGGTCAAACGCAATTAGATTTTGACAGATTAAAAAAGTTTCAATTACCTGACGGAACACAAAGAACTTGGAACCGTCAAGCTTTTGATACTCCTGAAGCTAGATATACAGACAACCCATACTGGATTTTAAATAAAAACCTTGCAAAGGATAAAAGAACTCGTTGGTATGGTAATGTAGGTTTGCAATATGATTTCAGTGATAAAGTATATGCAGTAGGTAAAATTTATGCCGATACTTATAACTTAAGAATTAGTGAAGATATCGCAATGAGTGATATTTCTACACAAGTTTCTCAACACAATGAGTCTGACAGAAATTTCCAAGAAATAAACTATGAAGCACGTCTTCACTATGATGACAAGTATTTTGATGATAAGTTAAGTCTTAATGCATTTGTTGGTACAAACCGAAGAGAAGGAGAGTTCCACAGACTTAGTGGTTTCACAAATGGAGGTTTAGTAGTACCAGGAATTTACAACTTAAGTAACTCTGTTGATGACGCAACAGTTACAGAGTATGATTCTAGAACAAGAATAAACAGTGTGTTTGGTTCTGCATCTTTTGGTTATGATAATTTTGCTTATGTAACTGTTACAGGTAGAAATGACTGGTCTTCAACTTTACCAGCTAGCAACAATTCATTCTTCTACCCTTCTATTAATGGTAGTGTTGTATTTTCACAATTAATTGATGCCTCTTGGTTATCTTTTGGTAAAATACGTGGTGGTTATGCTGAAGTTGGTAGTGATACAGGACCATATAACTTACGTAATACATTTAACCCACAAACAAGTTTCTTAGGAACTATCCGTTTTGACACTCCAGATACTAATGCTAGTAATACATTACGTCCAGAGCTTAAGGAAACATGGGAAGTTGGTTTAGAAATGGGCTTCTTTGATAACCGTTTTAGTTTTGACGTAACATATTATAACGAATTAACAAATGACCTTATTACTCCAGTTCAAGTAGATCCATCAACTGGGTACACTTCTACTTTTGTTAATGCAGGTCAATTAGAAAACAAAGGTATTGAAGCTTTAGTAAATATATCTCCAATTAGAACCGATGATTTCTCTTGGGATATCACTTGGAACTTTGCTAAAAACGAAAATGAATTAGTTAGTCTTTTCCAAGACGTAGAGTCATTAGTATTAGCAAACTACACATTTAACGGTGTAACTTTAAATGCAGTAGTTGGAGAGCCTTACGGTGTAATTAGAGGTACTAACTACGTTTATGATAACGAAGGAAACAAAGTTATCAACGCAGACGGTACTTACGCTGAAACTCAAAATGTTGAAAATTTAGGAAGTATTCTTCCAGATTACAACATGGGTATTAGAAACAGCTTTACATATAAAGGTATCAACTTAGGATTCCTTATTGACATTCAAAAAGGTGGTAAATACAGATCACTTACAAACATTTGGGGTCATTACTCTGGTATCTTAGAGTCTACAGTAGCGAACAACATTCGTGAAGAAGGACTTGTATTAGATGGGGTTACAGGAACAGTAACTTATGATGATGAAGGAAACTATACTGTAACTGACACAGCTCCAAATACAACTCGTATTTCAGCTCAACGTTGGGGTCAAGGTTTCTTCACAGGAAACGATGCTCAAAACGTATTTGATGCAGATTACGTAAAATTACGTGAAGTATCTATTGGTTATACATTCCCTTCAAAGTGGTTTGATCAATTAGACTCTGTTAGAATTAGTGCATTTGGTAGAAACCTAGCGGTTTGGGGATTAGACAATGAAAACTTTGATCCTGAAGTAGCTAGTACTGGTAGTGGAAACATCCAGGGAGCAGAAGGTGGTTCATTGCCATCAACAAGATCAATTGGATTTAATGTAGAATTAAAATTTTAAGAAAATATGAAAAAGATATTAATTGCAACAATGTTCTTCGCAATCTCCTCTGCATTTATTTCGTGTAGTGAAGATATTGAAGACTATAACAAGAACCCTAACGCACCGGAAGTTGTACCAACAAATACAGTTTTCAACAGAGCTACAAAACTATATACAGATGTAATGCGTAGTTCATTCAACAGCGGTAGATTAACATTAAACTGGGTTGAATATTGGGGGCAAACTGCCTACGCAGATGAAGATCGCTATTTATTTAGAGAAACATCTGTAGAGAGCATTTACTCAAACCTTTATTTAGCTGCTAATGAGTTTAAAACTATTATTGATATAAACGCAGACCCAGATACTGCAGGAGAAGCTTCTGCAGTTGGTGCTAACGCAAATCAAATTGCAGCATCAAGAATTATGCTGGCGTATCTTTTCCATAAACTAACTGATAGTTTTGGAGATGTGCCTTATTACTCATATGGTAGTGATGACCCAGAATTCCAAGCTCTTAATGTGGACGAATTCCAATCACCTGTTTTTGCAACTCAAGAAAAGATTTACGCAGATTTATTAAAAGAATTGAGAGAAGCAGCAGATATGATTGTTTTATCTGAACCTGTATTTATCAGTGGAGATAATATTTTTGATGGTGATGCATCAAAGTGGAAAAAGTTTGCAAACTCTTTAATTTTAAGAGTAGCTACAAGAGTTAAATCTACAAATGCTGGATTAGCTAATAGCGCAATTTCTGCAGCTATAAACGATGGTGTAATGACATCAAATGCTGATAATGCCGCACAAGCTTATGGAGAGACAGATCTTGAATCATCTCCTTGGTGGTCAGCCTTTATTAGTAGAACAGATTTTGCTGTAGCGCACCCGTTTGTAAACCTATTAAAAGGTGAAACAGGTAATTTTGGTCCAGACCCAAGATTATTTAAAATGGCAGCTCCAAAAACTGTTACAATATCTCAAATTAAGGCAGATGATTATGAAGAAAGCACAAATTATGATGACTACGAAGGTGTACCTTACGCTTTTGAATCATTAAATCAACTTGGTGCTGCTACATTTTCATATCCAAGTAGCAATGTATTAAAGCCAGATTACAGTGAAGTTTTAATGGAATATGCTGAAGTTGCTTTCTTACTTTCAGAAAATAACAACTTTAGTCAAGCTGAATATGAAAATGGTGTAAGAGCTTCTATGGAAAAATGGGGTGTTGCAAGTGCAGACGTTGATGCCTTTGTTGCTAATTTACCAGCAGCAAACCGTGCCAATGTTTTAAACCAAAAGTATGTTGCACTTTATATGCAATCACACGAAGCATTTGCTGAGTACAGAAGAACTGGATTCCCTGATGTATTATTCTTGCCAGGTGAAACGTATACATTACCAACTGAACAAGCTGATGATGCTAATGTAACATCATATACTTTCCAACCTGCAGTTAATGCAACAGATCTTCCTTACAGATTAACGTATCCTGTAAGTATCCAAACTTTAAATGGTGCTAATAGACAGCAAGCTGTTTCTGGATTAAGTAATGGTGATACCATTTTAAGTAAGTTATTCTGGGATAACAACTAATTATAACGTCTATCTATTAATAGATAGTAACAACATAATTGTAAAAGAGCCACTTTGTTAAGTGGCTCTTTTTTTTATACTATCCTAATTAAAAAAAAATCACAATCAAATATTTGATTGTGATTTTTTTTAAATAGTGACCGCGGAAGGATTCGAACCCTCAACCCTCAGAGCCGAAATCTGATATTCTATCCAGTTGAACTACGCGGCCTACAAATTAAAGTCAAAAAATAATCTAAGCCAATCGCTGTTTAACTATACTTGAAATAGTCTTACCATCTGCTTGACCAGCAAGTTCTTTATTTGCCATTCCCATAACTTTACCCATATCTTTCATAGAGTTTGCACCGGTTTTTTCAATAATAGAATCAACGACCTTAGCTATCTCTTCTTCGCTTAATTGTTCTGGTAAAAACTGTTCTATAATAGCTGCTTGTTTAAGTTCAGGTTCAGCTAGATCTTCCCTACCCTGTTCTTGATAAATAGCTGCGCTATCTTTTCTTTGCTTAACTTGTTTTTGAACAAGTTTTATTTCTTCTTCTTCAGTCAAATCTTTTTTAGCACCACTTTCAGTCTGGGCTACTAAGATTGCAGATTTAACAGATCGCAAAGCTTCTAATGCATTTGCGTCTTTTTCTTTCATGGCTACCTTCATAGCCTCCATAACTTGCTTTTGTAAGCTCATTTTAATGTGTTTTTATAACAGTATGCGAAGATAGCTAATATGTTTTTATTACTAAAGAAAAAAACCTATAAGCGATGCTTATAGGTTTTGTAAATGAAGAAAAAATATTTCTTTAATCTACATTATCATGTAAAAATGAGTTATTACTTCTTAGCTCAATATCATCATCATCACCACTTACCGAAGTTCTTGATATAGAATTATCTGTATCTTTTTCAGATAAATCAATACCCATACGCTTGTAAGCAGGTTGATTTTCTATATCTTCAATACGAGAAGAGTTATTTCTGAATTTATAGTTAAAATCTTTCATTTTTCTTTTACGCTCCTCTGTTCGTTCTTTAAGGAGTTTTGAAATTGGCGAATTTAACGGGTCAACCTGCTCTGAATCATCTTGACTTTCATTTTCCTTTTGAGGTGTTACCGTTTTCTTTTCAAATTGTAATTCTTCTTCGGCAGCCTTTTCGTTTTTGGCGTTGGGCTTTGCTTGTGTTAATTCGTCTTCTTTTTCTTGATAATCATCAAGACTGTAACGCTTTATGCCTTTGTTTGAAAACTCGGTAACAGGAATTACTTCTACGTGTTCATTTACCTCTATATCTTCTACATCTGAAGTTAAAGTTTCTTGTTCGTCTTCAGACAATTGAAATCTTTTAGGCGTTTCTTGAGACGGCTTTACAGGGAGATCAAACATCAACATTTGCTCATCACTTTCTGATGCTGTATGTTTTCTCTTAGAGCTTTCTGAAACTGATTGTGGTTGTTCTTTCTTTTCTTCCTTAGGTTCAACAATTACAAAATCATTTACATCCATTTCATTAATAACAAGTTGTTCAAACTCTGCAATGTGATGAATATCAATTTCTTCATAAGAAACATCAATGTTTTTTATCAATTCTGAAGTTTCAACATAGCCCTCAAAAGGAATGTTTGAATCTGAATTGGTTTTCTTTACTTCAGAAATAGGAGGCATTTTTTCCTCAACCTCTTCTTCTTCAAATAAAGTATGCTTGATGATTGGTTTTTCTTCTCTTATAGGTTCTTTCTGCTTAGGTAATTCTACCGGTGTCGCTCCGCGTTTAACGGATAAGTCTTGTTCGGCTTTTTGTTCTTCCTCAAGGGTATGAATGATTTTTTTTGTTTCAGTATTTACAATATCGTCTTGTTGTTCTGCATTAAAACCAGTTGCAATTACTGTAATGCCAATGGCTCCTTGTAATTCTGAATCTTCACCAACACCCATAATTATGTTTGCGCTATGCCCAGCTTCATCTTGAATATGGTCATTAATTTCGCCTATTTCATCAATGGTAATTTCTTCGGTTCCTGAAACGATAAGCAACAATACGTTTTTGGCTCCTTTAATTTTATTATCATTTAATAATGGTGAATCTAATGCTTTTCCTATGGCCTCACTTGCACGGTTTGCTCCGCTTGCACTTGCACTACCCATAATTGCTGTACCGCTATTTGCCAATACTGTTTTTGCATCTCGCAAGTCAATATTTTGTGTGTAGTGGTGTGTAATTACTTCGGCTATACCACGAGCAGCGGTGGCAAGTACTTCATCTGCTTTTGAGAAACCGGCTTTAAAACCAAGGTTTCCATAAACTTCACGTAGTTTATTGTTGTTAATTACAATGAGTGAGTCACAATTTTGACGTAATTTTTCTACACCTATTTGTGCTTGCTCGTTACGTGTTTTACCCTCAAACTGAAATGGAATGGTTACAATACCTACTGTCAAAATATCAAGCTCTTTGGCCATTTTGGCAATAATAGGGGCCGCTCCTGTACCTGTACCACCGCCCATACCAGCTGTAATAAATATCATTTTGGTATTTGTGGTAAGCATAGACTTGATTTCTTCCATACTCTCCATAGCAGATTGTTCGCCAATTTGCGGATTGGCTCCCGCTCCTAGTCCTTCAGTTAAGGAAACACCTAACTGAATTTTAATAGGAACTGAGCTATTTTCTAAAGCTTGTGCATCTGTATTACATATCACAAAATCTACCCCTTTTATCCCTTGGTTAAACATGTGATTGATGGCATTGCTTCCACCGCCTCCAACGCCAATTACCTTTATGACGTTTGATTGGTTTTTTGGCAAATCAAACGAAATGTTATCAAAATCTGTGTTGCTACTCATATCCATTATTTTTGTGAGGTTGTCTTCTTCTTTCTTTTCTTTTTTAATTTTTTATTCTGCGTTGTCTAAGAATTCTTTAAACTTTTCAGCCCATTTGTCAAGAAATCGTTTACGTTCTTTTGGTGGCTCTTTAGTTTCTTCCTTAGACTCTTCACTGGTTGTAGTTTCTTCTTCAGTTGGTTCAATTGAAGGCTCTACTTCATTTTGTTGTTTTTTTTGTTGCGCTTTTTCTTGGTTATTAAGACTACTTAGCACCAATCCTACAGCGGTTGCATACGTTGGGCTGGTAGTTTCATCATCGCTTCCTCCAGCCAAATGCTCATTAGGATAGCCTATACGGGTATCCATACCGGTAATGTATTCTACAAGCTGTTTTAAGTGTTTGAGTTGTGCTCCTCCTCCTGTTAAAACAATCCCGGCAATTAACTTTTTCTTTT harbors:
- a CDS encoding SusC/RagA family TonB-linked outer membrane protein — translated: MRQKFKILLTLLSFVMVQAVFAQAKEITGSVQDASGVPLLGVNILVKGSSTGTQTDFDGNYAIEASAGETLVFSYVGYTPKEVVVGQSNTIDVVLEQGEALETVVVTALGISREKKSLGYSTQQVNTDDLNVTRPSNAINSLSGKVAGVQITNPTGNLGGSSRIILRGIGSVTGQNKPLIVVDGIPLDNSNYNSTSAQVGSGGRDYGDAGFDINPDDVESVNVLKGGAAAALYGSRASNGVILITTKSGKEGKGQVTINSGVTFETVNILPQVQKLYGGGAGDPNTIEQSTFDTAVINGTTYNIVDYATDESWGPRYNGQQVLHWDAFDPEFPEDYLNPREWKYPKNDREDFFNTGVSFNNGISFTQGNEKSNMRLSINNTKTQGIVPNTELNKNTVNFNGETQITDRIKVDAGVNLTVTDGFNRPESGYGDNSVILQLFQFGQTQLDFDRLKKFQLPDGTQRTWNRQAFDTPEARYTDNPYWILNKNLAKDKRTRWYGNVGLQYDFSDKVYAVGKIYADTYNLRISEDIAMSDISTQVSQHNESDRNFQEINYEARLHYDDKYFDDKLSLNAFVGTNRREGEFHRLSGFTNGGLVVPGIYNLSNSVDDATVTEYDSRTRINSVFGSASFGYDNFAYVTVTGRNDWSSTLPASNNSFFYPSINGSVVFSQLIDASWLSFGKIRGGYAEVGSDTGPYNLRNTFNPQTSFLGTIRFDTPDTNASNTLRPELKETWEVGLEMGFFDNRFSFDVTYYNELTNDLITPVQVDPSTGYTSTFVNAGQLENKGIEALVNISPIRTDDFSWDITWNFAKNENELVSLFQDVESLVLANYTFNGVTLNAVVGEPYGVIRGTNYVYDNEGNKVINADGTYAETQNVENLGSILPDYNMGIRNSFTYKGINLGFLIDIQKGGKYRSLTNIWGHYSGILESTVANNIREEGLVLDGVTGTVTYDDEGNYTVTDTAPNTTRISAQRWGQGFFTGNDAQNVFDADYVKLREVSIGYTFPSKWFDQLDSVRISAFGRNLAVWGLDNENFDPEVASTGSGNIQGAEGGSLPSTRSIGFNVELKF
- a CDS encoding SusD/RagB family nutrient-binding outer membrane lipoprotein, translated to MKKILIATMFFAISSAFISCSEDIEDYNKNPNAPEVVPTNTVFNRATKLYTDVMRSSFNSGRLTLNWVEYWGQTAYADEDRYLFRETSVESIYSNLYLAANEFKTIIDINADPDTAGEASAVGANANQIAASRIMLAYLFHKLTDSFGDVPYYSYGSDDPEFQALNVDEFQSPVFATQEKIYADLLKELREAADMIVLSEPVFISGDNIFDGDASKWKKFANSLILRVATRVKSTNAGLANSAISAAINDGVMTSNADNAAQAYGETDLESSPWWSAFISRTDFAVAHPFVNLLKGETGNFGPDPRLFKMAAPKTVTISQIKADDYEESTNYDDYEGVPYAFESLNQLGAATFSYPSSNVLKPDYSEVLMEYAEVAFLLSENNNFSQAEYENGVRASMEKWGVASADVDAFVANLPAANRANVLNQKYVALYMQSHEAFAEYRRTGFPDVLFLPGETYTLPTEQADDANVTSYTFQPAVNATDLPYRLTYPVSIQTLNGANRQQAVSGLSNGDTILSKLFWDNN
- a CDS encoding GatB/YqeY domain-containing protein encodes the protein MSLQKQVMEAMKVAMKEKDANALEALRSVKSAILVAQTESGAKKDLTEEEEIKLVQKQVKQRKDSAAIYQEQGREDLAEPELKQAAIIEQFLPEQLSEEEIAKVVDSIIEKTGANSMKDMGKVMGMANKELAGQADGKTISSIVKQRLA
- the ftsZ gene encoding cell division protein FtsZ, translated to MSSNTDFDNISFDLPKNQSNVIKVIGVGGGGSNAINHMFNQGIKGVDFVICNTDAQALENSSVPIKIQLGVSLTEGLGAGANPQIGEQSAMESMEEIKSMLTTNTKMIFITAGMGGGTGTGAAPIIAKMAKELDILTVGIVTIPFQFEGKTRNEQAQIGVEKLRQNCDSLIVINNNKLREVYGNLGFKAGFSKADEVLATAARGIAEVITHHYTQNIDLRDAKTVLANSGTAIMGSASASGANRASEAIGKALDSPLLNDNKIKGAKNVLLLIVSGTEEITIDEIGEINDHIQDEAGHSANIIMGVGEDSELQGAIGITVIATGFNAEQQDDIVNTETKKIIHTLEEEQKAEQDLSVKRGATPVELPKQKEPIREEKPIIKHTLFEEEEVEEKMPPISEVKKTNSDSNIPFEGYVETSELIKNIDVSYEEIDIHHIAEFEQLVINEMDVNDFVIVEPKEEKKEQPQSVSESSKRKHTASESDEQMLMFDLPVKPSQETPKRFQLSEDEQETLTSDVEDIEVNEHVEVIPVTEFSNKGIKRYSLDDYQEKEDELTQAKPNAKNEKAAEEELQFEKKTVTPQKENESQDDSEQVDPLNSPISKLLKERTEERKRKMKDFNYKFRNNSSRIEDIENQPAYKRMGIDLSEKDTDNSISRTSVSGDDDDIELRSNNSFLHDNVD